In Flavobacterium sp. N3904, one DNA window encodes the following:
- a CDS encoding CoA transferase subunit A, giving the protein MINKKVNSVQEALQGIENGMTLMLGGFGLCGIPENSIAELVQKETTNLTCISNNAGVDDFGLGLLLQKKQIKKMISSYVGENAEFERQMLSGELEVDLIPQGTLAEKCRAAQAGIPAFFTPAGFGTEVAEGKEVREFNGKMHIMEHAFKADFAIVKAWKGDTAGNLIFKGTARNFNPCMCGAAKITVAEVEELVEAGTLDPNQIHISGILVQRIFQGEKYEKRIEQRTTRKRA; this is encoded by the coding sequence ATGATTAACAAAAAAGTAAATAGCGTTCAAGAAGCGCTACAAGGAATAGAAAACGGAATGACCCTTATGCTCGGTGGTTTTGGATTGTGTGGTATACCCGAAAACTCCATTGCCGAATTGGTTCAAAAAGAAACCACCAATCTAACCTGCATTTCAAATAATGCCGGTGTGGATGACTTTGGACTCGGATTGCTGCTTCAAAAAAAACAAATCAAAAAAATGATCTCTTCGTATGTAGGAGAAAATGCTGAATTTGAACGTCAAATGCTTTCCGGAGAACTTGAGGTTGACCTTATCCCACAAGGAACCTTAGCCGAAAAATGTCGTGCTGCTCAAGCAGGAATTCCAGCTTTTTTTACTCCGGCAGGTTTTGGAACCGAAGTCGCAGAAGGCAAAGAAGTTCGTGAATTTAATGGCAAAATGCATATTATGGAACACGCCTTCAAAGCCGATTTTGCTATTGTAAAAGCTTGGAAAGGCGATACCGCTGGAAACCTCATCTTCAAAGGAACCGCCAGAAACTTCAACCCATGCATGTGTGGCGCAGCCAAAATAACAGTCGCCGAAGTAGAAGAATTGGTCGAAGCTGGAACATTAGATCCCAATCAGATTCATATTTCGGGAATTTTAGTGCAGCGCATTTTTCAAGGAGAAAAATATGAAAAGCGAATAGAACAACGTACAACCAGAAAAAGAGCATAA
- a CDS encoding CoA transferase subunit B → MALDKIGIAKRIAQELKDRYFVNLGIGIPTLVANYIPKGIDVEFQSENGVLGMGPFPFEGEEDADIINAGKQTITTLPGASFFDSATSFGMIRGQHVDLTILGAMEVSENGDIANWKIPGKMVKGMGGAMDLVASAENIIVAMMHVNKAGESKILKKCTLPLTGVGCVKKVVTELAVLEITPNGFKLLERAPGVTVEHIIASTEANLIIEGEIPEMKID, encoded by the coding sequence ATGGCATTAGACAAAATAGGAATTGCAAAACGAATTGCACAAGAATTAAAAGACCGTTATTTTGTAAATCTGGGCATCGGAATACCGACTTTGGTAGCCAACTATATCCCGAAAGGAATAGATGTCGAATTTCAAAGCGAAAATGGCGTTCTGGGGATGGGTCCTTTCCCTTTTGAAGGAGAAGAAGATGCCGATATTATCAACGCTGGAAAACAAACCATCACAACCTTGCCGGGAGCCTCATTTTTTGACTCGGCTACTAGTTTTGGAATGATTCGCGGACAACATGTCGATTTGACCATTCTAGGCGCAATGGAAGTGTCGGAAAACGGCGATATTGCCAACTGGAAAATCCCAGGAAAAATGGTCAAAGGAATGGGAGGAGCGATGGATCTTGTGGCATCTGCAGAGAATATTATTGTAGCAATGATGCATGTCAACAAAGCTGGAGAATCGAAAATATTAAAAAAATGCACCCTGCCTTTAACTGGTGTTGGCTGCGTGAAAAAAGTAGTAACCGAATTGGCCGTCTTAGAAATAACTCCAAACGGGTTTAAACTTTTGGAACGCGCTCCCGGAGTAACAGTCGAGCATATTATTGCATCTACCGAAGCCAACTTAATTATAGAGGGAGAAATTCCAGAAATGAAGATTGATTAA
- a CDS encoding fumarate hydratase: MDFIYQDPYPILKDDTQYRKITSDFVKVEKLGEREILTVEPKGLELLAQEALKDVSFMLRTAHLEKLKAILDDPEATDNDRFVAYNLLQNAVVAIDGELPSCQDTGTAIVMAKKGENVYTGVDDAEWLSKGIFNTYQERNLRYSQIVPISMFEEKNSGSNLPAQIDIYAKKGASYEFLFLAKGGGSANKTYLYQQTKSLLNEKSMDEFIRAKIRDLGTSACPPYHLALVIGGTSAEANLAAVKKASAGYFDHLPTSGNMAGQAFRDLEWEKRVQLICQESQIGAQFGGKYFTHDVRVIRLPRHAASCPVGLGVSCSADRNIKGKITKDGIFVEQLEVNPKRLLPETAPHLEPAVEIDLNQPMADILKKLSQYPIKTRLKLNGTLIVARDIAHAKIKELLDAGKPMPEYFKNHPIYYAGPAKTPEGMASGSFGPTTAGRMDVYVEEFQKKGGSMVMLAKGNRTKAVMNACKTYGGFYLGSIGGPAAILAKENILSVEVVDFEELGMEAVRKITIKDFPAFIITDDKGNDFFENL; encoded by the coding sequence ATGGACTTCATATATCAGGATCCTTATCCTATTTTAAAAGACGATACCCAATACCGTAAAATCACTTCCGATTTTGTAAAAGTCGAAAAACTTGGAGAAAGAGAAATCTTAACTGTTGAGCCAAAAGGGTTGGAATTACTGGCTCAAGAAGCCTTGAAAGATGTTTCTTTTATGCTGCGAACTGCACATTTAGAAAAACTAAAAGCAATTCTTGACGATCCCGAAGCGACCGATAACGACCGTTTCGTGGCTTATAATTTATTACAAAATGCTGTTGTTGCTATCGATGGGGAATTACCTTCATGTCAGGACACTGGTACGGCGATCGTAATGGCAAAAAAGGGCGAAAACGTATACACAGGAGTTGATGATGCCGAATGGCTATCAAAAGGGATTTTTAACACGTATCAGGAAAGAAATCTTCGTTATTCTCAAATTGTACCAATTAGTATGTTTGAAGAAAAAAATTCAGGGTCTAATCTTCCTGCTCAAATAGATATTTATGCCAAAAAAGGAGCTTCTTATGAGTTTTTGTTTTTAGCAAAAGGTGGAGGTTCGGCCAATAAAACCTATTTATACCAACAAACAAAATCATTGTTGAATGAAAAATCTATGGATGAGTTCATTCGTGCCAAAATTAGGGACTTAGGAACATCAGCCTGTCCACCGTATCACTTGGCATTAGTTATCGGAGGAACTTCTGCGGAAGCAAATCTGGCTGCTGTTAAAAAAGCATCTGCAGGCTATTTTGATCATTTACCTACTTCTGGTAACATGGCCGGTCAGGCTTTCCGTGATCTGGAATGGGAAAAAAGAGTACAGTTGATTTGCCAAGAAAGTCAGATTGGAGCTCAATTTGGAGGTAAATATTTCACGCATGATGTCCGAGTAATTCGTTTACCACGCCACGCGGCTTCTTGTCCAGTTGGATTGGGAGTTTCATGTTCGGCAGATAGAAATATTAAAGGAAAAATCACCAAAGACGGTATTTTTGTTGAACAATTGGAAGTGAATCCAAAAAGATTGTTGCCAGAAACAGCTCCACATTTGGAACCCGCTGTCGAAATTGATTTGAATCAACCAATGGCTGATATTCTCAAAAAATTATCGCAATACCCAATCAAAACCCGTTTGAAATTAAACGGAACCTTGATTGTAGCCCGTGATATTGCCCACGCCAAAATCAAAGAATTATTGGATGCCGGTAAACCAATGCCAGAATATTTTAAAAACCACCCAATTTATTATGCGGGGCCTGCAAAAACTCCAGAAGGAATGGCTTCGGGAAGTTTTGGACCAACCACAGCCGGTAGAATGGATGTGTATGTAGAAGAGTTCCAAAAAAAAGGTGGAAGTATGGTAATGTTAGCCAAAGGAAACAGAACTAAAGCCGTGATGAACGCTTGTAAAACCTATGGTGGATTCTATTTGGGTTCCATCGGTGGTCCAGCTGCTATTTTAGCAAAAGAAAATATACTTTCCGTTGAGGTAGTTGATTTTGAAGAACTCGGTATGGAAGCCGTTCGAAAAATCACGATTAAAGATTTTCCAGCATTTATTATCACTGATGATAAAGGAAATGATTTCTTTGAGAATCTTTAG
- a CDS encoding nucleoside recognition domain-containing protein, with translation MVLSRFWLAIFISSIVFVVISLFTGNSYTIDFILNGKKDEPILISEKYINQVPVFIKDSIKNAPDQTMVINRDTINADTTYVYKNKTVKIFSGVQKSDGLLPTCKSTLLDLILPLIAYLAFFCGLMELLIISGATEKLSVVLSPVFVKVFPSIPKNHPSISYMTMNFAANFLGLDSAATPFGLKAMESLQEINPEKDKASDAQIMFMCLHASGLTLIATSIIGYRAAANAANPADVMLPCIITSFIGTIAAFLIVGIKQKINFKSASLVIGLMVLIAAIVGLLMYVNHLDLIGKNYFTSNLSALILVAIIACTLILSFIKEKKFTEANTTVYETFVVGANNGVKTGVTIFPYVLGMLVAISLFRNSGLFEIISNWIAFAFSNMGVSKEITDALPVALLRPFSSAGSRGFLIDSMNTFGADSLTGRLSSIFQCSAESTFYVIAVYFGSVNIKNTRYALGTMLLVDLICVITAIFVASWFF, from the coding sequence ATGGTATTAAGTAGATTTTGGCTCGCAATTTTCATTTCTTCGATTGTATTTGTTGTTATTAGTTTGTTTACCGGTAACAGTTACACGATAGATTTTATTTTGAATGGAAAAAAAGACGAACCAATTTTAATTTCCGAAAAATACATTAATCAAGTTCCAGTTTTTATCAAAGACAGCATCAAAAATGCGCCCGACCAAACGATGGTTATCAACAGAGATACCATCAATGCGGATACCACTTACGTTTATAAAAACAAAACGGTAAAGATTTTCAGTGGCGTGCAAAAATCAGATGGATTATTGCCAACCTGTAAAAGTACGTTACTCGATTTAATTTTGCCACTTATTGCTTATTTGGCTTTTTTCTGTGGATTGATGGAACTTTTAATCATTTCTGGAGCAACCGAAAAATTATCAGTCGTTTTGAGTCCAGTATTTGTAAAAGTATTTCCAAGCATTCCCAAAAATCACCCTTCAATATCCTACATGACTATGAATTTTGCTGCCAATTTCTTAGGATTAGATTCGGCCGCAACACCATTTGGCTTAAAGGCCATGGAAAGTTTACAGGAAATAAATCCCGAAAAAGACAAAGCCAGTGATGCTCAAATTATGTTCATGTGTCTGCATGCTTCGGGTCTTACGCTAATAGCAACTTCAATAATTGGTTACCGTGCAGCTGCCAATGCGGCGAATCCTGCCGATGTAATGTTGCCTTGTATTATCACTTCTTTTATTGGTACAATTGCTGCTTTTCTTATTGTTGGAATTAAACAAAAAATTAATTTCAAAAGTGCTTCATTAGTAATTGGATTAATGGTTCTAATTGCTGCAATTGTAGGTTTGTTAATGTACGTTAACCATTTGGATTTAATTGGTAAAAATTATTTTACCTCCAATCTTTCAGCATTGATATTAGTGGCGATTATTGCTTGTACATTGATCTTATCGTTTATTAAGGAAAAGAAATTTACGGAGGCAAATACAACTGTTTACGAAACTTTTGTGGTTGGAGCCAACAATGGTGTTAAAACTGGTGTTACCATTTTTCCTTATGTTTTGGGAATGTTAGTGGCTATTTCATTATTTAGGAATAGTGGTTTATTTGAAATTATCAGTAACTGGATTGCTTTTGCTTTTTCTAATATGGGAGTAAGCAAAGAAATTACCGATGCTTTGCCAGTAGCTTTGCTTAGACCTTTCAGTTCTGCAGGTTCTAGAGGGTTTTTAATAGATTCGATGAATACTTTTGGTGCCGATTCGTTAACGGGAAGGTTAAGTAGTATATTTCAATGCAGCGCCGAAAGTACTTTTTATGTAATTGCAGTTTACTTTGGTTCTGTTAATATAAAAAACACGCGATACGCTTTAGGAACGATGCTTTTAGTTGATTTAATATGTGTGATTACTGCTATATTTGTGGCGAGCTGGTTTTTTTAG
- a CDS encoding 3'-5' exonuclease, whose translation MIEKINLNNILFLDIETVPEEENFNSLDSEMQSLWEQKTLYQRKDDFSGEEFYDRAGIWAEFGKIVCISVGYFTIKGDIRNFRVTSFFGDEKKILNDFNNLVNNHFNQPQHILCGHNAKEFDIPFLARRMIINQIAIPSKLNLFGKKPWEIPHLDTLELWKFGDYKHFTSLKLMCKVLGIPSPKGDIDGSQVGHVFYVDKDIDRIVTYCEKDTIAVAQIFLRLRREDLLIEEEIIHV comes from the coding sequence ATGATCGAAAAAATAAATCTTAACAATATACTCTTCCTGGATATAGAAACCGTTCCGGAAGAAGAAAACTTTAATTCACTAGATTCCGAAATGCAATCGCTTTGGGAGCAAAAAACATTATACCAACGCAAAGACGATTTTTCGGGTGAAGAATTCTACGACCGCGCCGGAATTTGGGCCGAGTTTGGGAAAATTGTCTGTATTTCTGTGGGGTATTTCACAATTAAAGGTGATATTCGAAATTTTAGGGTGACTTCCTTTTTTGGAGACGAAAAGAAAATTCTAAACGACTTCAATAATTTAGTCAACAATCACTTCAACCAACCGCAACACATTTTGTGCGGACACAATGCCAAAGAATTTGACATTCCATTCCTCGCCCGTCGAATGATTATCAATCAAATCGCCATTCCCAGCAAACTGAATTTATTCGGCAAAAAACCTTGGGAGATTCCACATTTGGATACACTAGAATTATGGAAATTTGGCGATTACAAACATTTTACTTCGTTAAAATTAATGTGTAAAGTACTCGGAATCCCTTCTCCAAAAGGAGATATCGACGGCAGTCAGGTAGGACACGTTTTTTATGTCGACAAAGACATTGACCGTATTGTAACCTATTGCGAAAAAGACACTATTGCCGTAGCACAAATTTTCCTCCGACTTCGACGTGAAGACTTATTGATTGAGGAAGAGATTATTCATGTGTAA
- a CDS encoding methylated-DNA--[protein]-cysteine S-methyltransferase, translating to METVYIKTPLGITTITGDENGISEISVLDEGIVSAEIPTVLQEAVSQLNDYFAGKRTDFDFKLNPKGTEFQQKVWKALVEIPFGKTRTYLEQSKILGDVKAIRAVASANGKNPLWIVIPCHRVIGTDGSLTGYAGGLWRKKWLLEHENPTTQQSLF from the coding sequence ATGGAAACAGTTTATATCAAAACCCCTTTGGGAATAACCACAATCACAGGAGATGAAAATGGAATTTCAGAAATTTCCGTTTTAGATGAAGGAATTGTTTCGGCAGAAATTCCAACTGTTTTGCAAGAAGCCGTTTCACAACTCAACGATTATTTCGCAGGAAAACGAACCGATTTTGATTTTAAACTGAACCCAAAAGGAACCGAATTTCAACAAAAAGTCTGGAAGGCATTAGTAGAGATTCCCTTTGGGAAAACCAGAACCTATCTCGAACAATCCAAAATTTTGGGAGATGTAAAAGCAATTCGTGCCGTGGCTTCTGCCAATGGGAAAAATCCGCTTTGGATTGTTATTCCTTGCCACAGAGTCATTGGAACAGACGGTTCTCTCACGGGTTACGCAGGAGGTTTATGGCGTAAAAAATGGTTGTTGGAACACGAGAATCCTACTACACAACAAAGTTTGTTTTAA
- a CDS encoding c-type cytochrome: MKKLLIIVTLLVFVSCKKESQEPFGKPEATADSANIKSPEVVGKEIFENKGNCIACHLPDKKLIGPSLHDIAKIYKEKNANIVTFLKGDGEPLVDPSQFEVMKTNFAITEEMSDEELQALEAYIFLH, translated from the coding sequence ATGAAAAAGCTATTAATTATTGTTACGCTCTTGGTTTTTGTTAGTTGTAAAAAAGAAAGCCAGGAACCATTCGGAAAACCAGAAGCTACAGCCGATTCGGCAAACATAAAATCGCCAGAAGTTGTTGGAAAAGAAATTTTTGAAAACAAAGGAAATTGCATCGCTTGCCATTTGCCGGATAAAAAGCTTATCGGTCCAAGTTTACACGACATTGCCAAAATCTACAAAGAAAAAAATGCTAATATTGTTACGTTTTTAAAAGGTGACGGCGAGCCTCTTGTAGATCCAAGCCAGTTCGAAGTCATGAAGACCAACTTTGCCATTACCGAAGAAATGTCAGACGAAGAACTACAAGCACTAGAAGCCTATATTTTTCTACATTAA
- the hemB gene encoding porphobilinogen synthase yields MFPLHRGRRLRTSESIRSLVRETTLSPTDFMFPMFIAEGENVEVAIPSMPGIFRRSIDLTVKEVKEIYALGIRAVNIYVKVSEDLKDNAGVEAWNPNGLMQQAIRAIKTACPEMIVMPDVALDPYSIYGHDGIIANGDVENDSTVAALVKMAVSHAQAGADFVAPSDMMDGRVLRLREGLDAAGFHHVGIMSYSAKYASAFYGPFRDALDSAPRDTTSDAEPVEVPKDKKTYQMDYANRIEAIKEALSDVEEGADMVMVKPGIAYLDIVREVKNAVNVPVTVFHVSGEYAMIKAAAERGWLDHDKIMMEQLMCIKRAGASLISTYFAKEAAILLNK; encoded by the coding sequence ATGTTCCCATTACACAGAGGTAGAAGATTAAGAACAAGCGAATCCATTCGTTCTTTGGTTCGTGAAACCACATTGAGTCCAACCGATTTTATGTTCCCAATGTTTATTGCCGAAGGAGAAAATGTAGAAGTCGCAATACCATCTATGCCAGGAATCTTCCGTCGTTCGATTGATTTGACGGTAAAGGAAGTCAAAGAAATTTACGCTTTAGGAATACGAGCAGTCAATATTTATGTAAAAGTAAGCGAGGATTTAAAAGACAATGCAGGTGTTGAAGCATGGAATCCAAACGGATTAATGCAACAAGCCATTCGTGCAATCAAAACCGCCTGTCCAGAAATGATTGTAATGCCCGATGTGGCTTTAGACCCCTATTCTATTTACGGTCACGACGGAATCATTGCCAATGGCGATGTCGAAAATGATTCTACCGTAGCCGCTTTGGTAAAAATGGCGGTTTCTCACGCACAAGCGGGAGCCGATTTTGTAGCTCCATCCGATATGATGGACGGTCGTGTCTTGCGTTTGCGTGAAGGATTGGATGCTGCAGGATTTCATCATGTGGGGATTATGAGTTATTCGGCCAAATATGCTTCAGCATTTTACGGACCTTTCCGTGATGCGTTGGACAGCGCACCAAGAGACACAACATCTGATGCTGAGCCTGTCGAAGTACCAAAAGACAAAAAAACCTACCAAATGGACTACGCCAATCGTATCGAAGCGATCAAAGAAGCTTTGTCAGATGTCGAAGAAGGTGCCGATATGGTCATGGTAAAACCTGGAATTGCTTATTTGGACATCGTTCGAGAGGTGAAAAACGCGGTGAATGTTCCCGTAACCGTTTTCCATGTTTCGGGTGAATATGCGATGATCAAAGCCGCAGCCGAAAGAGGTTGGTTGGATCATGACAAAATCATGATGGAACAATTAATGTGTATCAAAAGGGCAGGAGCCAGTCTGATTTCGACCTATTTTGCCAAAGAAGCCGCTATACTTTTAAATAAATAA
- a CDS encoding DUF4421 domain-containing protein, giving the protein MAVKTFCLILIGGILDCFAQESTATNPYFKTYDDKVIASLYYLDVSNNFQFVNTNTDGTKTTLDLIPNRREQIGMSVSYKFADISYGFSPQFFDVNKDNGNSKLFNISTRLIVKQWMQTLSFINQKGFYISEGTTTVLLPNLRSTKIGGVTSYIFNPNFSFRTIANQKEWQTKSSGSFIPNFSFFYTNLDLNDGNPDSESDIFEMTLSPSYYYNFVINNRVLLSAGLSIGGGISNIDSDISGIVESSASLKIGYNTNSFFSFLNVNYIAFIQNSDARVQLNDDVSTLNISVGYRFDPPKKVKEVFETVHQKTGL; this is encoded by the coding sequence ATGGCTGTAAAAACGTTTTGCCTGATTCTGATTGGTGGTATTCTTGACTGTTTTGCTCAAGAAAGTACTGCTACCAATCCGTATTTCAAAACGTATGATGACAAAGTAATTGCCAGTTTGTATTATTTGGATGTTTCCAATAATTTTCAATTTGTGAACACCAATACCGATGGAACCAAAACGACTTTGGACTTAATTCCAAACAGGAGAGAGCAAATTGGAATGAGTGTTTCCTATAAATTTGCCGATATCTCTTATGGATTTTCGCCACAGTTTTTTGATGTAAATAAAGACAATGGTAATTCAAAACTGTTTAATATCAGCACGCGATTGATCGTAAAACAATGGATGCAAACGCTGAGTTTTATCAATCAAAAAGGGTTTTATATAAGCGAAGGAACAACAACCGTTCTTCTCCCAAATTTAAGGTCAACAAAAATAGGTGGAGTTACATCTTATATTTTTAACCCCAACTTTTCCTTTAGAACAATAGCAAATCAAAAAGAGTGGCAAACCAAAAGTTCTGGGAGTTTTATCCCAAATTTTTCATTCTTTTATACCAATCTTGATTTAAACGATGGAAATCCCGATTCAGAAAGTGATATTTTCGAAATGACACTGTCGCCGTCCTATTATTATAATTTTGTAATCAATAACAGAGTGCTACTATCGGCAGGACTTTCTATAGGTGGAGGAATTAGCAATATCGATAGTGATATTTCGGGTATTGTGGAGTCTAGCGCTAGTTTGAAAATAGGCTATAATACCAATTCGTTTTTCTCTTTTTTAAACGTAAATTACATCGCATTTATTCAAAACAGTGATGCTAGGGTACAATTGAACGACGATGTTTCTACCTTAAATATTTCGGTAGGATATCGTTTTGATCCTCCGAAGAAAGTAAAAGAAGTGTTCGAGACTGTTCATCAAAAAACAGGACTTTAA
- the hemF gene encoding oxygen-dependent coproporphyrinogen oxidase has translation MKNKFYAYIQNLQDQICAGLETVDGQAKFREDLWNRPEGGGGRTRVIENGAVFEKGGVNISAVHGKLPEAMQKMFNVGEADFFACGLSLVLHPKNPMVPTVHANWRYFEMYDDNGNVIQQWFGGGQDLTPYYLFEEDALHFHQTCKTACDKHNPEFYPKYKKQCDAYFWNAHRNEARGIGGLFFDYCKVTEDMSMENWFNFVSEVGNSFLEAYIPIVEKRKNLEYSPKQRTWQEIRRGRYVEFNLVHDKGTLFGLKTNGRIESILMSLPPHVQWVYDHHPEAGSEEEKLIITLENPKEWL, from the coding sequence ATGAAAAATAAATTTTACGCCTACATACAAAACCTTCAAGACCAAATCTGTGCAGGATTGGAAACCGTTGATGGTCAAGCCAAATTCCGAGAAGACCTTTGGAATCGTCCAGAAGGCGGTGGAGGCCGTACCCGAGTAATCGAAAACGGAGCAGTTTTTGAAAAAGGCGGTGTCAACATTTCGGCGGTACACGGAAAATTACCCGAAGCGATGCAAAAAATGTTCAATGTAGGCGAAGCCGATTTTTTTGCCTGTGGATTGAGTTTGGTTTTGCATCCAAAAAATCCAATGGTGCCAACGGTTCATGCCAATTGGCGCTATTTCGAAATGTATGATGATAATGGAAACGTGATTCAGCAATGGTTTGGTGGTGGACAGGATTTAACCCCTTATTATTTGTTTGAAGAAGATGCGCTTCATTTTCACCAAACCTGTAAAACCGCTTGTGACAAACACAATCCTGAGTTTTACCCGAAATACAAAAAACAATGTGACGCTTATTTTTGGAATGCACACCGCAACGAAGCCCGAGGAATTGGCGGTTTATTCTTTGATTATTGCAAAGTAACTGAGGATATGTCAATGGAAAATTGGTTTAACTTTGTTAGCGAAGTTGGGAATAGTTTCCTAGAAGCCTACATTCCAATAGTTGAAAAAAGAAAAAATTTAGAATATAGCCCAAAGCAAAGAACTTGGCAAGAAATCCGCCGAGGGCGTTATGTCGAATTCAATTTGGTACACGACAAAGGCACTTTATTTGGATTAAAAACCAACGGAAGAATAGAAAGTATACTGATGAGTTTGCCCCCTCACGTGCAATGGGTGTATGATCATCATCCGGAAGCGGGAAGTGAAGAAGAGAAATTAATTATAACACTAGAAAATCCAAAGGAATGGCTGTAA
- a CDS encoding GNAT family N-acetyltransferase codes for MIKQDAFHIAPLEPRDAKSLSKLMITNAERFKRYFPKTLSSNLTLEATERYIESKIIEFEIKSGFTFAIKENETQTIMGLVILKKVNWETKQAEIAYCIGKEYERKGWVTKAVKIVSNYAFDELNLKTLQIIAHKTNSGSIKVAENNGFVWQKTLIDGFTPTFELSLDMELYEYTNEK; via the coding sequence ATGATTAAACAAGATGCTTTCCATATAGCCCCATTAGAGCCAAGAGACGCTAAAAGTCTCAGTAAATTAATGATTACTAATGCAGAAAGATTCAAAAGATATTTTCCTAAAACGCTTTCCAGTAATTTGACATTGGAAGCAACCGAAAGATATATTGAAAGTAAAATAATCGAATTTGAAATCAAATCTGGTTTTACATTTGCGATAAAAGAAAATGAAACCCAAACTATAATGGGACTTGTCATTCTCAAAAAAGTGAATTGGGAAACCAAACAAGCAGAGATAGCATATTGTATAGGCAAAGAATATGAACGCAAAGGTTGGGTTACGAAAGCCGTGAAAATAGTTTCAAATTATGCTTTCGACGAATTGAACTTGAAAACACTTCAAATCATAGCGCACAAAACCAATTCGGGAAGTATTAAAGTGGCTGAAAACAATGGTTTTGTTTGGCAAAAAACACTTATTGATGGATTTACGCCAACCTTTGAACTTTCCTTAGATATGGAATTATATGAATATACGAATGAAAAATAA
- the hemE gene encoding uroporphyrinogen decarboxylase — MIKNDLFLKALKGETVQRPPVWMMRQAGRYLPEFIALRDKYDFFTRCQTPELAAEITVQPIRRIAPDAAILFSDILVVPQAMGIEVLMKESFGPFLPNPIRTIQDVEKVIVPNIQETLGYVMDAIKLTKEMLNDEVPLIGFAGSPWTIFCYAVEGKGSKSFDTAKGFCFSHPEAAHVLLQKITDTTILYLKEKVKAGVDAVQIFDSWGGMLSPVDYQEFSWKYINQIVEALADDAPVIVFGKGCWFALGEMGKSRASALGVDWTCSPRNARYLSGGDITLQGNFDPSRLLSPITVIKKMVHQMIDEFGKDKYIVNLGHGILPNIPVDHAKAFIDAVKEYGN; from the coding sequence ATGATAAAGAACGATTTATTTTTAAAAGCTTTAAAAGGAGAAACAGTACAACGCCCACCCGTTTGGATGATGCGTCAAGCCGGAAGATATTTGCCGGAATTCATCGCTTTGCGTGATAAATATGATTTTTTCACCCGTTGTCAAACCCCAGAATTGGCTGCCGAAATCACCGTGCAACCCATTCGCAGAATTGCTCCCGATGCTGCTATTTTATTCTCGGATATATTGGTAGTTCCACAAGCTATGGGGATTGAGGTTTTAATGAAAGAAAGTTTTGGACCGTTTTTACCCAATCCGATTCGTACCATTCAGGATGTCGAAAAAGTGATTGTTCCTAATATTCAGGAAACGTTGGGTTATGTGATGGATGCCATCAAATTGACCAAAGAAATGCTGAATGATGAGGTACCTTTGATTGGTTTTGCCGGTTCACCATGGACCATTTTCTGTTATGCAGTAGAAGGAAAAGGTTCAAAAAGTTTTGATACCGCCAAAGGATTTTGTTTTTCACATCCCGAAGCAGCTCATGTCTTATTGCAAAAAATTACCGATACCACCATTTTATACCTAAAAGAAAAAGTAAAAGCGGGAGTAGATGCCGTTCAGATTTTTGATTCTTGGGGAGGAATGCTTTCTCCTGTTGATTATCAAGAGTTCTCTTGGAAATACATCAACCAGATTGTTGAAGCCTTGGCCGATGACGCACCGGTAATTGTTTTCGGAAAAGGATGTTGGTTTGCCCTTGGTGAAATGGGAAAAAGTAGAGCTTCAGCTTTAGGAGTAGATTGGACGTGTTCTCCAAGAAATGCAAGATACCTTTCGGGAGGAGACATTACATTACAAGGAAATTTTGATCCAAGTCGTTTGCTTTCGCCAATTACAGTTATCAAGAAAATGGTGCACCAAATGATTGATGAATTCGGAAAAGACAAATACATCGTGAATTTAGGTCACGGAATTTTGCCTAACATTCCTGTAGACCACGCCAAAGCATTTATTGATGCGGTGAAGGAATACGGGAACTAG